TAAGTATATTTATTCCCTTTACCCAAGTTTCCTGCACTACCTACAGCACTACGAAACGGACCATAAAAAGCAGAGGCATATTTGGCAGCATAAGACATAATGCGGGTATGGATGAAACCATTTTCTTCCAGAGCTTCACGTACGGCACCAATCCGTCCATCCATCATATCACTTGGTGAAAGAATATCTGCACCTGCGTCGGCGTGAGATAATGATTGTTTTATAATAGCTTCTATTGTTTCGTCATTTTGAATATAGCCATTTGCATCTGGTAATCCATCCTGCCCGTGAGTGGTATAGGGATCAAGAGCCTGATCAGCCATCACACCCAATTCAGGAAAGCGTGATTTTAAAGCGCGAATAGCCCGCTGGATAATACCATTTTCATCCCATGCTGCACGTCCGTCAGCTGTTTTACATTCTGGATTGGGTACGCCAAACAAATCCAGTACTGGTACACCAAGTTCAAGTGCTTGTTCGGCAACTTTTAACAATTCATCAATGGATAACCGTTCAACACCGGGCATACAGTCGACCGGAGTGCGACCGCTTTTTTCGTGCACGAAAACCGGCAAAATAAAATCATTTGCTGTTAGGATGGTTTCACGCATCATGCGGCGTGAAAAATCATCATGCCGCATTCTTCGCATTCGGGTATTTGGCATGATACGGGGAGGAAAATTCATAATTGCTATCCTATTATTTTATTACTCAGCATACTGTTAATAGTATTAATGAGTTTGATATCACCGCCAGTGAGGTTTGGTGAAATTGAGTGTGGTATTTTAATCCTTTTTACATGGTACTTCTAATCGTCTTTTCGACACCAGATTGTTCTAAAGAGGTTCTGATTTTTGAGGTTGCATGGAAGTTTATTTGATAATTAAACGAGTAAATGCACATTGTTATTAGCTGAATAATTATAATTTTAATTTATCAATAGATTGCTGAGATACTGTGTTTAAAATGTATTCAGCTAACATGTATCTTATTGTTTGGCATGAGGTTATGGGCTCAATGTATGCCGAGTGAAATTTATCAATGAATTCTAATGATTTGAAGACAGCAAATTTACCGATTGTATTTTTATGGATGGCAAACCTAAGCCTATATTCAACATCATAATTTAAATGGTTAAATTTAAATTTTAATATAAAATAATTTTATTAATAATGGTGAAAGAAATCTGGCGTCATTGTCTAAATAAAAATAGCCACATAGCCAGCATTACACTAAGTGCAAATAATTAAAGGTTGTGCCGGTAAACGAAATAGCGATAGAGCTGACTGAGAAAATTATATTCGGATGAATATGCTTGTTTAATTAAGTGAGTGCGAGACACAACCAAACAATTGGAAAGATAAATCTTTTACTAACAGGTTTATTTTAAATACTGTGTTATGAGTTTTTGCAATTGAAAATTTTCTGGAATCTTATATCAATAGAAACAAACTACCAGAAGAAATAAAAAATAAAATAGCAAAGAGTTGATGCAAAACTTCAGTATATTTTGTGATGTCTGCATAAACCAGTTTGGCATCTGGCAATTCGCTAATTAGACATAATGAGAAAACATATTATTGTTTCAAATTTTGTATAAAAAAGCATTTTTGCTGCTGAAACTGCTGAAAGCTATTATGAAAATAGGCTCAGTATCTGTCTTGCAAAGAAAGCGAGCATAATTCAATCTGATATTTAAGGTATTAAGGTTAACAAAATAGTTACTAAATAATTTGTCTATCCGATTGTTTATTTTTGCTATTCTATATGGTTTCTGATTAAGTGTAGCAGCACGATTAGTGTGCTGATGAGTTTTTTTCGTTTTCAGGAGAAATGATGGCAAACAAGGGCAGGTGGTCAGATAGTTTCTGCCAGGGTTGACCAGTTAATGGTTTGGCTGCCAGTACTTTTAAATGGCGGATAAAAATTCTATCGAGGCTTAAAAGGGGTAAGCGTGCAGGAAAAGTTTTTGGTGCGTTGTGGTAATTACAAAATGCATCTTGCAGATTCAGTTTTGGGTCAAGAGTATTATAAGACCGCTGTCGCCAGTCGTTGAAATCTCCAGCCAGAATCATAGGTTTTGCTGGATCTATTTCACTTTGAATGTAATCGTATATAGTTTGATACTGTTTAATACGATCTGGTTCGCGCAGATTGAGATGAGCACACAAACACACTAATGGCATCTGCCACTGTGGAAGCTGAACTTCGCAGTGTAACAGTCCGCGCTGTTCCATTTTATTGACACTAATATCCAGGTTATGGCAGGTGATCATGGGGTGGCGGCTAAGAATAGCATTGCCATGATCGCGGTATTTGTAGCGTGCATTGCGGCCGTAGCTCACGTGATAGTCCAGTTGTTCACTGAGAATCTGGTAATGTGGTTGGCGAGGAAAATCCGGAATATTGTCTGCTCGTTTGCTGTTGTATCCCTGTACCTCCTGTAAAAACAGGATATCTGGAGCAAGCTGCTGTAAAGCTGTAGTCATTTGCAACAGCTGTACTTTCTGGTTTAGTGCAGACATGCCTTTATGAATATTGTAAGTGGCAATAGTGATGGCGTTCATGAAAGGTGTTGGAAAAATAGAATCACCAGCGTTGGGGCAACTGGATAAGTGCTGCACGGTTGGAAGGTGAGAAAACCTGCTCAGCAGCCTGCCCCAGAGGGCACCATTGGTAACGCAGATGCTCGCGTGGTGATAGTTTAATAGGAGTAGAAGCGTCTATACATACCGAAAAAACATGTTCAGTGTTATGTGTTATGCCTGGTGCATAACGATGCCGCCAATGTGGATAAATTTCAAACACGCTTGAAAACCGCCAGTTGACAATATCGGTAGAAATAATACCAGTTTCTTCAGCCAGTTCACGTCTGGCTGTTTGTTCTAAAGTTTCTCCAGCTTCTTGACTGCCGGTGACCGATTGCCAGTAGCCGGGCTTATCTGCGCGCTCAAGTAGCAGTATCTGGTGGTGATTGTTATAAACCACCACCAGTACAGACACCGGCATTTTATAGGTGTTAAGGCTACTCATGAGGCTTATGCTGGCCTGCGTGAAAAGAAGAAACACTGAGTGCAGTTGGCAGTGGTTCAGAAAAGGATGGTTCTTCTTCAGAGCTAACTTGGTGCGTTATGTTGTCACAGGCAATGGGATCGCTTGCATCGTTAAGTATGCGGATTTCCTGCTGCGGAAATGGAAATTCTATACCTACTTCTTTAAAGCGGTTCCATATCTCCAGCAAAATGGCTGAGTTAATGCTCATAAATCCATTTTCGGGATCGCGAATCCAGTAATTAACGTACAGATTGATACCCGAATCGGCAAACTCAGTGACATAACTGTTTGGTTTTGGGTCGTCGCACACTCTTGCCTGTTTGGCTGCTGCTTCTTTTAATATTTCAAGTGCCTGTGGCAGGTCGGTATTGTAAGCAACCTGTAAGGTAAGATTGTTAGACATGATTTTGCTGGAATAGGAATCATTGATTACAGTATTGGAAACAAAGGTATCGTTAGGAATCAATGCTTCAGAACCATCACTGCTGCGCAAGACCACAAAACGAGCGGTTATTTTGGTCACATAACCGGTAAAATTATTGATATTCAGCCGGTCGCCCGGTCTTACGGAATGGTCTGCCAAAATGATAAAACCAGATACATAGTTACTGGCAATTTTTTGCAAACCCAAACCAAGTCCAACACCCAATGCACCACCGAATACAGACAGAATAGTGAGATTGATACCTACCATTGGAAGCGCAATCAGTACAGCCACAACCACAAGCAGAGTTTTAACAATTTTCACCAGCACATAGCGCAGATTTACATCAAGTTTTTCTGCTTTAAGTATATGCTGTTCGGTGATGCGCGATAGCCACATTGCGATAATGATAGCGATGCCAACAATAATGCTGCCGGTAATGACGGTGTACAGACTCAGACTGGTTGAACCTATTGGCAAGGCCAGTGATTTGAGTAATCGAATAATAAAGGTATCCAGACTGGTGAGCCAGAGCAGAAAGCATACCCATAAAAAGGTAGAAAGAGACCGCTCATAGCGTTCGTTGAAGCGGTTATTGGGTATGGCGTTGTGCAATACGGCCATGATAATACGAATCATCAGCAGCCAGCGTGCGGTAAAGGCCGTAAGCTGAAGCCACAGAACAGATTCACCGGTACTGACGCGCCAGATAACCATGGCAATGATGGTACACAGTAACAGTAATACCGGCCATAATAAGCGTGTAATAAAATGAAACAGAACCGGAAATTTGATTTCTCTTTGCTGAGTATGTCGGTTGATGACGGCCAGTATTTTCAAGCTTAGCCAGTACGTACCAAACATAATTATCACAGCAAAGGCAAGTTCGAGCCAGCCACTGCTGGTTTTTAAGCTGTGTACCATCAGGCGTGCCAGAAATTCTTTGCGGGCAAACATGGAGTCGAAATAGTTATTCATGGTGGGGCAAAGAAACAATATTTGAATATAACCTTAATGGTAGGCGTTTTAGTGGAGTTCTGTAAACCGTCGTTATCAAAATTTAGTATGGCTACTGAAATGTTTTGGGTTAATGATGTGACTTAAGAACAGTAAAGTGACATTTTGGGCTACAGTGATACAAAGAGATCTCATAGTATGTCTGTATATAAAACAGTTATTCACAATATTTGGATGGAAATGGCAGACTATTATTTGATTCTGTATGCAAAAATATTTATAATAGCTGGTTTTCCAACCTTGCCCTTTACACTTCGCATGGTAAAGGGATTGATTAGCCACAAGGAGTATTCATGCGTCATTATGAAATCGTGTTCATTGTCCATCCGGATCAAAGCGAACAGGTCGGTGCCATGGTTGAGCGTTACAAAACCATGATTACTGATGCCAACGGTAAAATTCACCGTTTGGAAGACTGGGGTCGCCGTCAGCTGGCTTACCCGATCAACAAAATTCACAAAGCACACTATGTGCTGATGAACGTTGAAACTACACCAGAAGTGATTGACGAAATTGAGACTGCGTTCCGCTTTAATGATGCGGTACTGCGTCATCTGACTGTGAAAATGGACGCAGCAGTAACTGAAGCTTCTCCGATGATGAAAGACGAGAAGTCCAAGAATCTGTTAGCAGGTAACAGCACTGAAGCCACTTCAGAGCAAGCTGAAGCCTGATTAATTTATTGAGGCTGGTTTGCTGAATCAATTATGCCTTTGTGCTCAGATTAAAAGTCTGAATGAATTACGTTATACCCCCGCTGGTTTGCCGGTATTGACGATGTGGCTTACCCATGAATCGTGGCAGATGGAGCTACAACAGCGGTTTCTGGCGAAAATGGAAATTCAGGCAAAAGCATTAGGTGATTTGGCTGCACACTGGCCGTATCAGCCGGGTAGTATGGTGGAAATCAATGGATTTCTGAGCCAAAAAGGTATTTATCATTCCCGGCCGGTACTGCATATCCAACAAATTCGCGAATATAAAGGTTAAACGACATGGCTCGTCAATCATTCAAACGTAGAAAATTTTGCCGCTTCACTGCGGAAGGTATCAAACAGGTTGATTATAAAGCAGTTGACTTGTTAAAAGATTTTATTACCGAAAACGGTAAAATCATTCCGGCTCGTATTACTGGAACCAAAGCACATTATCAGCGTCAGCTATCTACAGCGGTAAAACGTGCCCGTTTTCTGGCTTTACTGCCTTACACCGATCAACATAAATAATAAGGAAGAGTTATTATGCAGATTATTTTGTTAGAAAAAGTCGGTGGCCTGGGTAATCTGGGTGATCTAGTTAATGTAAAAAACGGCTATGCCCGTAATTTTCTGATTCCTCAGGGCAAAGCACAGCGTGCCAATGCTGCCAATCTGGCTGCATTTGAAGAAAAACGCGCTGAGTATGAAGCTCATCAAGCAGCAGTATTGGCCGATGCCGAAGCACGCAAGCTGAAACTGGATGGTCAGACAATCAGCGTTGCTCAGAAAGCTGGTGTGGACGGCCGTTTGTTTGGTTCAGTTACTACTCATGATATTGCAGAAGCCATTAAAGCAGCAGTCGGTGTGGAAGTAGTGAAAGCTAATGTACGTCTGCCTAACGGTCCGTTAAAAGCTATTGGCGAATATGAAATCGAAGTAGCGCTACACAGTGATGCTGTGGCTGCTATTACGGTAACTGTTGTGGCTGCTGCTGAATAAGTATAACTGACCACACATCAGGAAAGCGTAAGCTGTCTGGATTATTCCAGACAGCTTTTTTGTTATAGATGGTAAAAATAGTTTAGACTGTGCATAAAGCATATATTAGGAACCATAATAATGAAATACCTACTGATTACAGGTGCAGCTTTATTGCTGACGGCCTGCCAAAGCACACAATCTATCCAGAATAAACCAATTAAACCTGTTGTAACGGCTACTGTAACCACACAGACTGATGAAAAAGTGTTTGCATTAACCGATAGCGGTTTGGATTTGCTAGGCCGTAATGATGTGAACCGCTTTATTGATAATGAGATAAAACGTGGTCACTACAGCCGCGAGCAACTGGAGAATTTTTTTCGGCAAGTACGCTATCGCCCGAGTATTATCCGTGGCATGGATAAGCCGGGCACCTCTCTGCCGTGGTATACCTTTGTTCAGAATAATGCAAATAATGTGCGTATCAGTACAGGTAACTCTTTTTGGCAGAATAATGCTGCTGTGATTCAGGAGGTTTCCAAACGCTATGGTGTAACGCCACAATTACTGGTTGCAATAGTGGGTATTGAAACCAATTATGGCGCGAGCATGGGATCGTATCGTGTGGCAGATGCGCTGACTACCCTTGGGTATCACTACCCGCGCCGTGCAGCTTATTTTCAGCGCGAGCTGGCAGAATTTTTGCAGCTGGCTTATGAGGAAAAGCAGGATCCATTTAGTTTTAAAGGTAGTTTTGCCGGAGCAATGGGTATGCCGCAGTTTATGCCATCCAGTTTTCATCAATATGCTGTAGATTGGGATGGTGACGGGCATAGGGATATCTGGCGCAATGCCGGTGATACGCTGGCTTCAGTGGCTAATTATATGAAGCAACATGGCTGGAAGTCTGGTGCACCGATTGCGGTACAGGTGAGTATGCAGCCAACGCCACAATTACAACAGATTATTGATGAGCCAACTTCCCTAAAATATACTGCTGGACAATTGCGTCAACTGGGTGTGGTGATTCCGGCGCAGATAGCTAATCAGGAGAAGGGTATTTTGTACCGGCTAGAAATTTCACCCGGTGTGTATGATTACTGGTTTGGGCTAAATAATTTCTATACTGTCTGGCAATATAATCACAGCCGGCATTATGTGGCTGCGGTGCGGCAGATTGCCAATAATCTGGCTGATGCTAATGCAAATTTATAATGTTTAATTTGTCACTTTGTCCAAGCTACCTGCTGAGCTAGGTAGCTTGGCGAGTAAGCTAAGCTATCTTCTGAATTTTGTACCGAAAACATAGAGCTACGAAGAAATGTGTTGAACTCATTATTCCAATTGTATAAATTAGTCTGAGTTGTTTGATGTAAAGCTGGTATGGGTGCAGTAAATTATGTTTTACATTAGAATTAATCTGCTAGTGGCAATGAATTACAGAATGTAAAAAAGCCGTTTGCTGTAAATGATTGAATTCTTACTGACAGCCCTTATTAATATCATTTCTTCTAAACAATTTCTTATTGTTACCTACGATTTTTTGCTGTCTTTTATCCTAACCACTTTTAGGTGTTTTTGGTTACAATGTGGTGCCTGTCTGTGTATTTCTGACAGATAAAATTTCTTTTTTTGAGTTTAGATTCTGCTGTGGCTGGCGGTTGTGGACGGTTATGACTTATCAAGTATTGGCGCGTAAATGGCGGCCGAAAAGGTTTGCCGATTTAGTGGGGCAGGAGCATGTGGTTAAGGCATTGGTGAATGCGCTTGATAAAGGCCGTTTGCACCATGCGTATATGCTGACTGGAACACGAGGTGTAGGTAAAACTACCATTGCCCGTATTCTGGCTAAAAGTCTCAATTGTTTGCATGTTGAACATGGCGAACCTTGTAATCAGTGTGATTCATGCCGTCAGATTGATGCTGGGCGCTTCGTTGATGTACTGGAAATTGATGCGGCCTCTAATACAGGGATTGATAATATCCGTGAGGTGCTGGAAAACGCTCAGTATGCACCTACGATGGGACGCTATAAGGTATATATCATTGACGAAGTGCATATGCTGTCTAAAAGTGCATTCAATGCCATGCTTAAAACGCTGGAAGAACCACCGGAACATGTGAAGTTTATTCTGGCTACAACTGACCCACAAAAAGTACCGATTACAGTATTGAGCCGCTGCCTCCAATTTGTGTTGCGTAATCTGAACAGCACGCAGGTACATGATCATCTGGTTTATGTATTACAGCAGGAACAGATTGATTATGAAGATGCGGCATTGTTGCTGTTAGGGAGAGCTGCTGCCGGTTCCATGCGCGATGCACTTAGTTTGCTTGATCAGGCAATTGCAATTGGTTCTGGC
This portion of the Snodgrassella alvi genome encodes:
- a CDS encoding mechanosensitive ion channel family protein; the protein is MNNYFDSMFARKEFLARLMVHSLKTSSGWLELAFAVIIMFGTYWLSLKILAVINRHTQQREIKFPVLFHFITRLLWPVLLLLCTIIAMVIWRVSTGESVLWLQLTAFTARWLLMIRIIMAVLHNAIPNNRFNERYERSLSTFLWVCFLLWLTSLDTFIIRLLKSLALPIGSTSLSLYTVITGSIIVGIAIIIAMWLSRITEQHILKAEKLDVNLRYVLVKIVKTLLVVVAVLIALPMVGINLTILSVFGGALGVGLGLGLQKIASNYVSGFIILADHSVRPGDRLNINNFTGYVTKITARFVVLRSSDGSEALIPNDTFVSNTVINDSYSSKIMSNNLTLQVAYNTDLPQALEILKEAAAKQARVCDDPKPNSYVTEFADSGINLYVNYWIRDPENGFMSINSAILLEIWNRFKEVGIEFPFPQQEIRILNDASDPIACDNITHQVSSEEEPSFSEPLPTALSVSSFHAGQHKPHE
- the rpsR gene encoding 30S ribosomal protein S18, whose translation is MARQSFKRRKFCRFTAEGIKQVDYKAVDLLKDFITENGKIIPARITGTKAHYQRQLSTAVKRARFLALLPYTDQHK
- the priB gene encoding primosomal replication protein N, which gives rise to MLNQLCLCAQIKSLNELRYTPAGLPVLTMWLTHESWQMELQQRFLAKMEIQAKALGDLAAHWPYQPGSMVEINGFLSQKGIYHSRPVLHIQQIREYKG
- the rplI gene encoding 50S ribosomal protein L9; its protein translation is MQIILLEKVGGLGNLGDLVNVKNGYARNFLIPQGKAQRANAANLAAFEEKRAEYEAHQAAVLADAEARKLKLDGQTISVAQKAGVDGRLFGSVTTHDIAEAIKAAVGVEVVKANVRLPNGPLKAIGEYEIEVALHSDAVAAITVTVVAAAE
- the hemB gene encoding porphobilinogen synthase, with product MNFPPRIMPNTRMRRMRHDDFSRRMMRETILTANDFILPVFVHEKSGRTPVDCMPGVERLSIDELLKVAEQALELGVPVLDLFGVPNPECKTADGRAAWDENGIIQRAIRALKSRFPELGVMADQALDPYTTHGQDGLPDANGYIQNDETIEAIIKQSLSHADAGADILSPSDMMDGRIGAVREALEENGFIHTRIMSYAAKYASAFYGPFRSAVGSAGNLGKGNKYTYQMDPANTNEALHEVALDIAEGADMVMIKPGMPYLDIIRRVKDEFAVPTYAYQVSGEYAMLQAAIQNGWLDADKVIIESLLAFKRAGADGILTYFALDAAQRLKQQSNV
- a CDS encoding endonuclease/exonuclease/phosphatase family protein, with the protein product MNAITIATYNIHKGMSALNQKVQLLQMTTALQQLAPDILFLQEVQGYNSKRADNIPDFPRQPHYQILSEQLDYHVSYGRNARYKYRDHGNAILSRHPMITCHNLDISVNKMEQRGLLHCEVQLPQWQMPLVCLCAHLNLREPDRIKQYQTIYDYIQSEIDPAKPMILAGDFNDWRQRSYNTLDPKLNLQDAFCNYHNAPKTFPARLPLLSLDRIFIRHLKVLAAKPLTGQPWQKLSDHLPLFAIISPENEKNSSAH
- the nudB gene encoding dihydroneopterin triphosphate diphosphatase is translated as MSSLNTYKMPVSVLVVVYNNHHQILLLERADKPGYWQSVTGSQEAGETLEQTARRELAEETGIISTDIVNWRFSSVFEIYPHWRHRYAPGITHNTEHVFSVCIDASTPIKLSPREHLRYQWCPLGQAAEQVFSPSNRAALIQLPQRW
- the rpsF gene encoding 30S ribosomal protein S6, giving the protein MRHYEIVFIVHPDQSEQVGAMVERYKTMITDANGKIHRLEDWGRRQLAYPINKIHKAHYVLMNVETTPEVIDEIETAFRFNDAVLRHLTVKMDAAVTEASPMMKDEKSKNLLAGNSTEATSEQAEA
- the mltB gene encoding lytic murein transglycosylase B, encoding MKYLLITGAALLLTACQSTQSIQNKPIKPVVTATVTTQTDEKVFALTDSGLDLLGRNDVNRFIDNEIKRGHYSREQLENFFRQVRYRPSIIRGMDKPGTSLPWYTFVQNNANNVRISTGNSFWQNNAAVIQEVSKRYGVTPQLLVAIVGIETNYGASMGSYRVADALTTLGYHYPRRAAYFQRELAEFLQLAYEEKQDPFSFKGSFAGAMGMPQFMPSSFHQYAVDWDGDGHRDIWRNAGDTLASVANYMKQHGWKSGAPIAVQVSMQPTPQLQQIIDEPTSLKYTAGQLRQLGVVIPAQIANQEKGILYRLEISPGVYDYWFGLNNFYTVWQYNHSRHYVAAVRQIANNLADANANL